In Amycolatopsis coloradensis, one genomic interval encodes:
- a CDS encoding ESX secretion-associated protein EspG: MPHSFSLSLAAVDILLEHGRFGPAPVPFEVPHIGTTTDQRAMVREAVFRDLEGRGMMRGGRLDADVELALATFVTPQLAVWAVAQMDKDKQLFARAATNGQFAVLVRQDENLLVFEETRPTAIVASIVDLLPLTPAGPGQSVTIAKPVSAPKRPRNDDAYDPFAQVSGPRSHGSNPQQRQVERIFEKPMKRVGQFSVFIRGGQVFPPLAWFDTEAGRFMMTSRQATDGQSWLTYAPADNARIAQQLYAQLEGQF; this comes from the coding sequence ATGCCGCATTCGTTCTCGCTGTCGCTGGCGGCGGTGGACATCCTGCTCGAACACGGCCGGTTCGGTCCGGCGCCCGTCCCGTTCGAGGTCCCGCACATCGGCACGACGACCGATCAGCGCGCGATGGTGCGCGAGGCCGTCTTCCGCGACCTCGAAGGCCGCGGCATGATGCGCGGCGGCAGGCTCGACGCCGACGTCGAACTCGCGCTCGCCACGTTCGTCACCCCGCAGCTCGCGGTCTGGGCGGTCGCGCAGATGGACAAGGACAAGCAGCTGTTCGCGCGGGCGGCGACGAACGGGCAGTTCGCGGTGCTGGTGCGCCAGGACGAGAACCTGCTCGTGTTCGAGGAGACCCGGCCGACCGCGATCGTCGCGTCGATCGTCGATCTCCTGCCTCTCACCCCGGCGGGCCCCGGCCAGTCGGTCACCATCGCGAAGCCGGTGAGCGCGCCGAAGCGCCCCCGGAACGACGACGCGTACGACCCCTTCGCGCAGGTCAGCGGGCCCCGGTCCCACGGATCGAACCCGCAGCAGCGGCAGGTGGAACGGATCTTCGAGAAGCCGATGAAGCGAGTGGGCCAGTTCAGCGTGTTCATCCGCGGTGGCCAGGTCTTCCCGCCGTTGGCGTGGTTCGACACCGAAGCGGGCCGGTTCATGATGACTTCGCGCCAGGCGACCGACGGGCAAAGCTGGCTGACCTACGCTCCCGCGGACAACGCGAGGATCGCGCAGCAGCTGTACGCCCAGCTCGAAGGCCAGTTCTGA
- a CDS encoding acyl-CoA dehydrogenase family protein, with amino-acid sequence MTDLVARAHALADDLLFPAATEVDLKGEVPSSHFDALAAEGFYGLAAPKEAGGPGAELPEIVQVLEALAGGCLSTMFTWIQHHGLVTALTGAADTELRDRYLPSLISGELKAGAAFAAVIPTPPRLRAERVDGGYLLDGEAPFVSGWGVIDLLQLCARDGDTVIGAIIDPVAGERLEVQPLDLVAAQGTSTVHLGFTRYFLANDRVYGKTPHADFVAGNTFASRLNGCAPLGLAARAARLIEDLGKADVAAGIRAEIDVVRGRLDAALADPPSLPAARAAGAELAFRAAGALVAANGSTSVLVGRHPQRLVREATFLLVAASRPEIKTGLLALFSRV; translated from the coding sequence ATGACGGATCTGGTCGCTCGAGCCCACGCCCTCGCCGATGATCTCCTCTTCCCCGCAGCCACCGAAGTCGACCTCAAGGGCGAAGTGCCTTCAAGTCACTTCGACGCCCTCGCAGCCGAAGGCTTCTACGGCCTCGCGGCGCCCAAGGAAGCCGGCGGTCCGGGCGCAGAACTCCCGGAGATCGTCCAGGTTCTAGAGGCACTGGCGGGCGGCTGCCTCAGCACGATGTTCACCTGGATTCAGCACCACGGCCTGGTCACGGCACTGACCGGCGCCGCCGACACCGAACTGCGTGATCGCTACCTTCCGTCGCTGATCAGCGGGGAACTCAAGGCCGGCGCCGCGTTCGCCGCGGTGATCCCGACCCCGCCCAGGCTGCGTGCGGAACGCGTCGACGGCGGCTACCTCCTCGACGGCGAGGCCCCCTTCGTCAGCGGGTGGGGCGTCATCGACCTGCTTCAGCTTTGCGCCCGCGACGGCGACACCGTCATCGGCGCGATCATCGATCCGGTCGCGGGGGAGCGGCTGGAGGTCCAGCCGCTCGACCTCGTCGCGGCGCAGGGCACGTCCACCGTGCACCTCGGCTTCACCCGCTACTTCCTCGCCAACGACCGCGTCTACGGGAAGACCCCGCACGCGGACTTCGTCGCGGGCAACACCTTCGCCTCCCGCCTCAACGGCTGCGCGCCCCTCGGCCTGGCCGCCCGCGCCGCGCGGCTCATCGAGGACCTCGGGAAGGCCGACGTCGCCGCCGGGATCCGTGCCGAGATCGACGTCGTCCGCGGCAGGCTCGACGCGGCGCTCGCCGATCCGCCGTCGCTGCCCGCGGCCAGGGCGGCGGGCGCGGAACTCGCGTTCCGGGCCGCGGGCGCGCTGGTCGCGGCCAACGGCAGCACGTCGGTACTCGTCGGACGACACCCCCAGCGGCTCGTCCGGGAAGCCACCTTCCTGCTGGTCGCCGCCAGCCGCCCGGAGATCAAAACCGGTCTGCTGGCGCTCTTCTCCCGGGTTTGA
- a CDS encoding glycosyltransferase codes for MPGKAAVTGEAPSAMVSTVDDTRFAERTPQGRLTAQRGLYAGPAPIVSKDLYAELEWGTAVRERAGISIEPASKVSGNTYFGRFPASYWQRWTDVTEVQVEAVVTGDGQLSVGASDIEGDARVVAAEIVAGAKQRKVTLTAKLDKFYDGGALWLDLETEGGQSLRVEKVRWTVEAPEKIRPTAVTICTMNRADDCLSNLQALAADVSSLETLDAIYVADQGTDLVESREGFEQVAKDLGDKLHYIKQPNLGGAGGFTRGLYEVAGHTETEHANVLFMDDDVLLEPDLVIRMTAFSNRTVNPVIVGGQMLNLLHPNQLHVGAEYARLNTLEPGQPVQHSLSTADLLGVDEETLKPNRQERRLDAGYNGWWSCLIPYEVVKATGYPLPFFFQWDDAEYSYRARAHGFPTVTLPGAGVWHADFHWKDWDEWHRYFNLRNSIITAALHSPFNLNLLSRVLIAQLVRYLLGMQYGLSATLIKAVEDFLEGPEVLRDGGVAAMKEIRRIRDEYPETKRHKATDVPGIASNDIGIINSAPRPSMQRLVLIKRVLDRVLGRSRHSLGAIPIDEAHWWHVATFDTAVVTDASQEGVRVRSYDRAKMFDLARRGAKVIQRLRKEGAAVQEQYKRAMPELTSRDNWKRLYKL; via the coding sequence ATGCCCGGTAAAGCCGCCGTCACCGGAGAGGCCCCGAGCGCCATGGTGAGCACTGTCGACGACACCCGCTTCGCGGAACGCACCCCGCAGGGCCGTCTCACCGCGCAGCGCGGGCTCTATGCCGGCCCGGCCCCCATCGTCAGCAAAGACCTCTACGCCGAGCTCGAATGGGGCACCGCCGTGCGCGAGCGCGCGGGCATCTCCATCGAGCCGGCGTCGAAGGTGTCCGGCAACACCTATTTCGGCCGCTTCCCCGCGAGCTACTGGCAGCGCTGGACCGACGTGACCGAGGTCCAGGTCGAGGCCGTAGTCACCGGTGACGGCCAGCTGTCCGTCGGCGCCTCCGACATCGAGGGCGACGCCCGCGTGGTCGCCGCCGAGATCGTCGCGGGTGCGAAGCAGCGGAAGGTGACGCTCACCGCGAAGCTCGACAAGTTCTACGACGGCGGCGCGCTCTGGCTCGACCTCGAGACCGAGGGCGGCCAGTCGCTGCGTGTCGAGAAGGTCCGCTGGACGGTCGAAGCGCCGGAGAAGATCCGCCCGACCGCGGTGACCATCTGCACGATGAACCGCGCCGACGACTGCCTGTCGAACCTGCAGGCGCTCGCCGCCGACGTCTCCTCGCTGGAGACGCTCGACGCGATCTACGTCGCCGACCAGGGCACCGACCTCGTCGAGTCGCGTGAGGGCTTCGAGCAGGTCGCGAAGGACCTCGGCGACAAGCTGCACTACATCAAGCAGCCGAACCTCGGCGGCGCCGGCGGGTTCACCCGCGGCCTCTACGAGGTCGCCGGGCACACCGAGACCGAGCACGCGAACGTCCTGTTCATGGACGACGACGTGTTGCTGGAGCCGGATCTGGTGATCCGGATGACCGCGTTTTCCAACCGCACGGTCAATCCGGTCATCGTCGGCGGGCAGATGCTGAACCTGCTGCACCCGAACCAGCTGCACGTCGGCGCCGAATACGCCCGGCTGAACACGCTGGAGCCCGGCCAGCCGGTGCAGCACTCGCTCTCGACCGCCGACCTGCTCGGCGTCGACGAGGAGACCCTCAAGCCGAACCGCCAGGAACGCCGCCTCGACGCCGGGTACAACGGCTGGTGGTCGTGCCTGATCCCGTACGAGGTCGTCAAGGCCACGGGCTACCCGCTGCCCTTCTTCTTCCAGTGGGACGACGCGGAGTACAGCTACCGTGCCCGCGCGCACGGCTTCCCGACGGTCACCCTTCCGGGCGCCGGCGTCTGGCACGCCGACTTCCACTGGAAGGACTGGGACGAGTGGCACCGCTACTTCAACCTGCGGAACTCGATCATCACCGCCGCGCTGCACTCGCCGTTCAACCTCAACCTGCTCTCGCGCGTGCTCATCGCGCAGCTGGTCCGGTACCTGCTCGGCATGCAGTACGGCCTGTCCGCCACGCTGATCAAGGCCGTCGAGGACTTCCTCGAGGGGCCGGAGGTCCTGCGTGACGGCGGCGTCGCCGCGATGAAGGAGATCCGCCGGATCCGCGACGAGTACCCCGAGACCAAACGGCACAAGGCCACCGACGTCCCGGGTATCGCGTCGAACGACATCGGCATCATCAACAGCGCGCCGCGGCCCAGCATGCAGCGCCTGGTGCTGATCAAGCGGGTCCTCGACCGGGTGCTCGGCCGCAGCCGCCACTCGCTCGGCGCGATCCCGATCGACGAGGCCCACTGGTGGCACGTCGCGACCTTCGACACCGCCGTCGTCACCGACGCTTCGCAGGAAGGCGTGCGGGTCCGCTCGTACGACCGCGCGAAGATGTTCGACCTGGCGCGCCGGGGCGCGAAGGTGATCCAGCGGCTCCGCAAGGAAGGCGCGGCGGTGCAGGAGCAGTACAAGCGCGCCATGCCCGAGCTGACCTCGCGGGACAACTGGAAGCGCCTCTACAAGCTGTAG
- a CDS encoding GtrA family protein encodes MVATDPKAGLTAAAPSSPGLLGQLIRFGLIGGFCALVDFGVYQGLRALGMDVTPWVDIARALSFIVGTTTAFFLNRKFTFAGGRQEGARQIGSFVLLYAVTFLVAVGVNRTMLHVLPESAWKATFGWVVSQATATVINFVMLKWVVFREPRAIATSKEEN; translated from the coding sequence GTGGTGGCGACCGACCCGAAAGCCGGCCTGACGGCAGCAGCGCCGTCCTCTCCTGGGCTGCTCGGGCAGCTCATCCGCTTCGGCCTCATCGGCGGCTTCTGTGCCTTGGTCGATTTCGGTGTCTACCAGGGGCTTCGCGCCCTCGGAATGGACGTGACACCGTGGGTGGACATCGCCCGCGCGCTCAGCTTCATCGTGGGCACCACGACCGCCTTCTTCCTGAACCGCAAGTTCACCTTCGCCGGTGGACGCCAAGAGGGCGCGCGTCAGATCGGTAGCTTCGTACTCCTGTACGCCGTGACGTTCCTCGTCGCCGTCGGCGTCAACCGCACGATGCTGCACGTCCTGCCGGAGTCGGCCTGGAAGGCCACTTTCGGTTGGGTCGTTTCACAGGCAACCGCGACCGTGATCAATTTCGTCATGCTCAAGTGGGTCGTCTTCCGTGAGCCCCGCGCCATCGCCACCAGCAAAGAGGAGAACTGA
- a CDS encoding FAD-binding oxidoreductase, producing MTQAPKTQRQSLMGWARTSPSIADVLSTPDVEAIARAVTRAGERGVIARGLGRSYGDPAQNAGGLVVDMTALDRIHSIDPDSGIVDLDAGVSLDKLMREGLPYGLWVPVLPGTRQVTIGGAIANDIHGKNHHSAGSFGNHVVSMDLITADGQVRTLTPDGPDAELFWATVAGIGLTGIIVRAKIRMTKTETAYFKADIQRTANLDETLALVTDGSEANYTYSSGWFDSISRGAKLGRAAFQRGSLAKLDELPPKLRADPLKFNPGTLATLPDIFPNGLANKLSFTAIGELYYRKTTKNARDQIQSLTAFYHPLDLFGEWNRAYGSKGFLQYQFSTPLNAHEPLRRIIQKVADSGHVSFLNVFKQMGEGNAAPLSFPHPGWMVCLDFPIKDGLSRFCQELDEDVLALGGRLYTAKDSRTSAENFAKMYPRLEEWRKVRASVDPEGVFASDMSRRLEL from the coding sequence GTGACCCAAGCACCCAAGACACAGCGGCAGTCGCTCATGGGCTGGGCGAGGACGTCGCCGAGTATCGCGGACGTCCTGAGCACCCCCGATGTGGAAGCCATCGCCCGTGCGGTGACGCGGGCCGGGGAACGCGGGGTCATCGCGCGCGGTCTCGGCCGGTCCTACGGCGACCCGGCGCAGAACGCGGGCGGCCTGGTCGTCGACATGACCGCGCTGGACCGCATCCACTCGATCGACCCGGATTCCGGCATCGTCGACCTCGACGCGGGTGTCAGCCTCGACAAGCTGATGCGCGAGGGCCTGCCCTACGGGCTGTGGGTGCCGGTGCTGCCGGGGACGCGCCAGGTCACCATCGGTGGCGCGATCGCCAACGACATCCACGGCAAGAACCACCACTCGGCGGGCAGCTTCGGCAACCACGTGGTGTCGATGGACCTGATCACCGCCGACGGGCAGGTGCGCACGCTCACGCCGGACGGCCCCGACGCGGAGCTGTTCTGGGCGACCGTGGCCGGTATCGGCCTGACGGGCATCATCGTCCGCGCCAAGATCCGGATGACGAAGACCGAGACGGCCTACTTCAAGGCCGACATCCAGCGCACGGCGAACCTCGACGAGACCCTGGCGCTGGTCACCGACGGCTCCGAGGCCAACTACACGTACTCGTCCGGCTGGTTCGACTCGATCTCCCGGGGCGCGAAGCTCGGCCGCGCCGCCTTCCAGCGCGGCTCGCTCGCCAAGCTGGACGAACTGCCGCCGAAACTGCGGGCCGATCCGCTCAAGTTCAACCCGGGCACGCTGGCCACCCTGCCGGACATCTTTCCGAACGGGCTGGCGAACAAGCTGTCGTTCACCGCGATCGGCGAGCTGTACTACCGCAAGACCACGAAGAACGCGCGCGACCAGATCCAGAGCCTGACCGCGTTCTACCACCCGCTCGACCTGTTCGGCGAGTGGAACCGCGCGTACGGCTCCAAGGGCTTCCTGCAGTACCAGTTCAGCACGCCGCTGAACGCGCACGAGCCGCTGCGCCGGATCATCCAGAAGGTCGCGGACTCCGGGCACGTGTCGTTCCTCAACGTGTTCAAGCAGATGGGCGAGGGCAACGCGGCGCCGCTGTCGTTCCCGCATCCCGGCTGGATGGTCTGCCTCGACTTCCCGATCAAGGACGGGCTGAGCCGGTTCTGCCAGGAACTCGACGAGGACGTGCTCGCGCTCGGCGGCCGTCTGTACACGGCGAAGGACTCGCGCACCTCGGCGGAGAACTTCGCGAAGATGTACCCGCGGCTCGAAGAGTGGCGCAAGGTCCGCGCTTCCGTTGACCCCGAAGGCGTTTTCGCCTCTGACATGTCCCGAAGGTTGGAACTGTGA
- a CDS encoding decaprenylphospho-beta-D-erythro-pentofuranosid-2-ulose 2-reductase — protein MIDAVGNPQSLLLLGGTSDIALAIAEKYLSEKPLRVVLAGRQSPRLDAAAQRLKDKGAEVSTVDFDAKAMDTHPAVLDKAFEGGDIDVTVVAFGLLGDQEELWQDHAKAVEAATVNYSAAVSVGVALSNKLKKQGHGKVIALSSVAGERVRRSNFVYGSSKAGFDGFYLGLGEALSEFGVRITVVRSGQVRTKMTEGLKDAPLTVDAEQVAETAVAASRAGKELVWSPAPFRLVMSALRHIPRPIFRKLPI, from the coding sequence GTGATCGACGCTGTGGGCAACCCCCAGTCCCTGCTGCTGCTCGGCGGCACCTCCGACATCGCGCTCGCGATCGCGGAGAAGTACCTGTCCGAGAAGCCCCTCCGGGTCGTGCTGGCCGGACGGCAGTCGCCCCGGCTCGACGCGGCCGCGCAGCGCCTGAAGGACAAGGGCGCCGAAGTGTCTACTGTGGACTTCGACGCCAAGGCCATGGACACCCACCCCGCCGTGCTGGACAAGGCCTTCGAGGGTGGCGACATCGACGTCACCGTCGTGGCGTTCGGTCTGCTCGGCGACCAGGAAGAGCTGTGGCAGGACCACGCGAAGGCCGTCGAGGCGGCCACCGTGAACTACTCGGCCGCGGTTTCGGTGGGTGTCGCGCTGTCGAACAAGCTCAAGAAGCAGGGCCACGGCAAGGTCATCGCGCTGTCGTCGGTCGCCGGTGAGCGGGTCCGCCGGTCGAACTTCGTCTACGGCTCCTCCAAGGCCGGTTTCGACGGCTTCTACCTGGGCCTCGGCGAGGCCCTGTCCGAGTTCGGCGTGCGGATCACCGTCGTCCGCTCCGGCCAGGTCCGGACCAAGATGACCGAAGGCCTCAAGGACGCCCCGCTGACGGTGGACGCCGAGCAGGTCGCGGAGACCGCGGTCGCCGCCTCGCGCGCCGGCAAGGAACTGGTGTGGTCGCCCGCGCCGTTCCGCCTGGTCATGTCGGCCCTGCGGCACATCCCCCGGCCGATCTTCCGCAAACTTCCGATCTAG
- a CDS encoding YbaB/EbfC family nucleoid-associated protein has translation MADQEARLDAAIRSFQEQAAKAAELKDKIAGLRGSARNADGSVTVTVAPSGALLGLQLSPKAMNRTHTALQQEILTAVREATQQAAAAMQQTVQPILGDRADQFKEAFNAHVEPLGPSAPPPAESLAGPALQQPVRTSRPTRPAPADDDDFGGPILRRDSF, from the coding sequence ATGGCTGACCAGGAAGCCAGGCTCGACGCGGCCATCCGGTCGTTTCAGGAGCAGGCCGCCAAAGCCGCGGAACTGAAGGACAAGATCGCCGGGCTGCGCGGATCCGCGCGCAACGCCGACGGCTCGGTGACGGTGACCGTCGCCCCGTCCGGCGCCCTGCTGGGACTCCAGCTGTCCCCCAAGGCGATGAACCGCACGCACACCGCGCTGCAGCAGGAGATCCTCACCGCGGTGAGAGAAGCGACCCAGCAGGCGGCGGCCGCGATGCAGCAGACCGTCCAGCCGATCCTCGGCGACCGCGCGGACCAGTTCAAAGAGGCGTTCAACGCCCACGTCGAACCGCTCGGGCCCAGCGCTCCCCCGCCCGCGGAATCCCTCGCCGGGCCCGCTCTCCAGCAGCCCGTCCGCACGTCTCGTCCGACACGCCCCGCTCCCGCCGACGATGACGACTTCGGCGGCCCGATCCTGCGGAGGGACTCGTTTTGA
- a CDS encoding WXG100 family type VII secretion target, which yields MTGFGVQTEALTAHATGSKEASGNFGSLASLLEQARVSDDCFGPLGELMAFKYFEGLQECQDLAEQAKSFMDQIADKTTTAAKTYLDHNQGTAEVITGLGAGLDDGGSGPGSLSDLNSAGDSGRKGFWEQNGGYGSSWISTSSEVARASSPPDVAIAAVHARMEQLQLVTSPGQSFVDNGLGFLIGIVISPLVELVLEPAIGDPEQMRSTAKGWEQTAKWLDGVAEHEQKRADGTKEAWKGQAGDAFRGQMTEFSGGAKAFANDVRGVQQILEIAADLFDAFVEIVIDIIQELVMGLIIEWLAALAASWITAGASVGAAGAATAGQVAVTGGRLGMKVKQLLGKLKPLIDKLEDILKTLRNGPLKKVVERTEGLRDGNWLQKRLADQIDKNPLAKIVTKANPATGASKTANRFADRYGVGGEGSDALTTNLTEAGLRAMGMSGTTSVGKAAFRGSAGNLAELGVEQGVKAGYHESQDTSSEEERRAATDRGFTIEE from the coding sequence TTGACCGGCTTCGGCGTACAGACGGAAGCGCTCACCGCGCACGCGACGGGGTCCAAAGAGGCCTCGGGGAACTTCGGCAGCCTCGCGAGCCTGCTGGAACAGGCCAGGGTCTCGGACGACTGCTTCGGCCCGCTCGGCGAACTGATGGCCTTCAAGTACTTCGAGGGGCTGCAGGAGTGCCAGGACCTCGCCGAGCAGGCGAAGTCCTTCATGGACCAGATCGCCGACAAGACCACCACCGCGGCGAAGACCTATCTCGACCACAACCAGGGCACCGCCGAGGTCATCACCGGCCTCGGCGCCGGGCTGGACGACGGCGGCAGCGGCCCCGGCAGCCTGAGCGACCTCAACAGCGCCGGCGACTCCGGCCGCAAGGGGTTCTGGGAGCAGAACGGCGGCTACGGCAGTTCGTGGATCAGCACCTCCTCGGAGGTCGCCAGGGCGAGCAGCCCGCCGGACGTCGCGATCGCGGCCGTGCACGCTCGGATGGAACAACTCCAGCTCGTGACGAGCCCCGGGCAGTCCTTTGTGGACAACGGGCTGGGTTTCCTGATCGGGATCGTGATCAGCCCGCTGGTCGAGCTGGTGCTGGAGCCCGCGATCGGTGACCCCGAGCAGATGCGCAGCACCGCCAAGGGCTGGGAGCAGACGGCGAAGTGGCTCGACGGCGTCGCCGAGCACGAGCAGAAGCGCGCCGATGGCACCAAGGAGGCTTGGAAAGGCCAGGCGGGCGACGCGTTCCGCGGCCAGATGACCGAGTTCTCGGGCGGCGCCAAGGCGTTCGCGAACGACGTCCGCGGGGTGCAGCAGATCCTGGAGATCGCGGCCGACCTGTTCGACGCGTTCGTCGAGATCGTCATCGACATCATCCAGGAACTGGTGATGGGCCTGATCATCGAGTGGCTGGCCGCGCTGGCCGCCTCGTGGATCACGGCGGGCGCCTCGGTCGGCGCGGCGGGCGCGGCCACGGCCGGTCAGGTCGCGGTGACCGGCGGACGGCTCGGGATGAAGGTCAAGCAGCTGCTCGGCAAGCTCAAGCCGTTGATCGACAAGCTCGAAGACATCCTGAAGACGCTCCGCAACGGGCCGCTGAAGAAGGTCGTCGAGCGCACCGAAGGGCTGCGCGACGGCAACTGGCTGCAGAAGCGGCTCGCCGACCAGATCGACAAGAACCCGCTGGCCAAGATCGTCACGAAGGCCAACCCGGCGACCGGCGCCTCCAAGACGGCCAACAGGTTCGCGGACCGGTACGGCGTCGGCGGCGAGGGCTCGGACGCGCTCACCACGAACCTCACCGAGGCCGGGTTGCGGGCGATGGGCATGAGCGGCACGACCAGCGTCGGCAAGGCCGCCTTCCGCGGCAGTGCCGGTAACCTGGCCGAACTGGGCGTCGAGCAGGGCGTCAAGGCGGGCTACCACGAGTCACAGGACACGTCGTCCGAGGAAGAGCGCCGCGCGGCGACCGACAGAGGGTTCACGATCGAAGAATGA
- a CDS encoding decaprenyl-phosphate phosphoribosyltransferase has product MSETTEKADSKPDDVEPVAATEAAEPKKVAGGLVGGIIKTARPRQWVKNVLVFAAPFFAFSKSTDRTGLLIAALIAFAAFSLVASSVYLINDAIDVEADRAHPTKRNRPIAAGIVPVPVAFVAAAVFFAAGLGISFLASWQLAVVLAVYEAVQLGYCFGLKHQPVVDLAIVGSGFLMRSIAGGVAAGIALSQWFLLVTAFGSLFMVAGKRYAEIMLFERTGAKIRSSLKKYSASYLRFVWATSAAILIMSYCLWAFEIRQVEHDSVWAVVSMVPFVVAVLRYAVDVDGGNAGEPEEIALKDRVLQVLGASWVITLFLSFYL; this is encoded by the coding sequence ATGAGTGAAACGACCGAGAAGGCCGATTCCAAGCCTGACGACGTAGAACCCGTGGCCGCCACAGAGGCCGCCGAACCGAAGAAGGTCGCCGGCGGTCTCGTCGGCGGCATCATCAAGACGGCACGCCCGCGCCAGTGGGTGAAGAACGTGCTGGTGTTCGCCGCACCGTTCTTCGCCTTTTCGAAGTCGACGGACCGGACCGGCCTGCTGATCGCCGCGCTGATCGCCTTCGCGGCGTTCTCGCTGGTGGCCTCCTCGGTCTATCTCATCAATGACGCGATCGACGTCGAGGCGGACCGGGCGCATCCGACCAAGCGGAACCGGCCCATCGCGGCCGGGATCGTGCCGGTACCGGTGGCGTTCGTCGCGGCGGCCGTGTTCTTCGCGGCGGGCCTCGGCATCTCGTTCCTCGCCAGCTGGCAGCTCGCGGTCGTCCTGGCGGTGTACGAGGCCGTCCAGCTCGGCTACTGCTTCGGGCTCAAGCACCAGCCGGTGGTCGACCTGGCCATCGTCGGCTCGGGCTTCCTGATGCGGTCGATCGCCGGTGGTGTCGCCGCGGGTATCGCGCTTTCGCAGTGGTTCCTGCTGGTCACGGCGTTCGGCTCGCTGTTCATGGTGGCGGGCAAGCGCTACGCCGAGATCATGCTCTTCGAGCGCACGGGCGCGAAGATCCGGTCTTCGCTCAAGAAGTACTCGGCGAGCTACCTGCGGTTCGTCTGGGCGACGTCCGCGGCGATCCTGATCATGTCGTACTGCCTCTGGGCGTTCGAGATCCGCCAGGTCGAGCACGACTCGGTCTGGGCGGTCGTCTCGATGGTCCCGTTCGTGGTGGCCGTTCTGCGGTACGCCGTCGACGTCGACGGCGGCAACGCGGGCGAGCCGGAGGAGATCGCGCTCAAGGACCGCGTGCTCCAGGTGCTCGGCGCGAGCTGGGTCATCACGCTGTTCCTGTCGTTCTATCTCTGA
- a CDS encoding phosphatase PAP2 family protein, with the protein MDPPKNEVAVLAKAQGVLKSDVTVKAARGLSHFGEHSAGWFALGLVGAAVDKKRRKDWLVAAAGVVGAHAASIAVKRVVRRPRPDHPSVEVLVSTPSKLSFPSSHATSTTAAAVLYSGLTGRNLVPALVPPMLASRLVLGVHYPTDVLAGAALGGVVGGLIRRKLKRR; encoded by the coding sequence CTGGACCCCCCAAAAAATGAGGTCGCCGTCCTGGCCAAGGCTCAGGGCGTCCTGAAGAGCGACGTCACGGTGAAGGCGGCACGCGGTCTTTCGCACTTCGGCGAGCACAGCGCGGGATGGTTCGCGCTGGGACTCGTCGGGGCGGCGGTCGACAAGAAGCGCCGCAAGGACTGGCTGGTCGCGGCGGCAGGCGTCGTCGGCGCGCACGCCGCCTCCATCGCGGTGAAACGCGTGGTCAGGCGGCCCCGCCCGGACCACCCGAGCGTAGAGGTCCTGGTCTCCACGCCGAGCAAGCTGAGCTTCCCGTCCTCGCACGCGACCTCGACTACGGCGGCGGCGGTGCTCTACTCCGGATTGACCGGGCGTAACCTGGTCCCGGCCCTGGTACCGCCGATGCTGGCCTCCCGGCTCGTGCTCGGCGTCCACTACCCGACCGACGTTCTGGCCGGAGCGGCCCTAGGGGGCGTAGTCGGCGGCCTGATACGTAGGAAGCTGAAGCGACGATGA
- a CDS encoding LLM class flavin-dependent oxidoreductase produces MRVGIVILPEDRWWAAEPKWRAAEEYGFDHAWTYDHLGWRNLVDGPWFSAMPTLTAAAMVTSRIRLGTFVASPVARHPVPFTRELTTLDDISDGRFILGVGAGVTNTSYDAVVLDGPELSVKQRTDRFAEFVEALDGLLMTDGFDFEGEYYRAKGARNQPGCVQRPRLPFLVAANGPRTMTLAARFGAGWATTGIKADTQDEWWMGVAELVKIFDERLDVVGRDKASVQRFLSLDSAPVFSLSSVGAFTDAAGRAGELGFTDIVTHWPRSGDYYVGRESTLEEVASDVLPVLQGRSS; encoded by the coding sequence GTGCGCGTAGGCATCGTGATCCTTCCGGAAGATCGTTGGTGGGCGGCCGAGCCGAAATGGCGGGCCGCCGAGGAATACGGCTTCGACCACGCTTGGACGTACGACCACCTCGGCTGGCGGAATCTCGTCGACGGCCCGTGGTTCAGTGCGATGCCGACGTTGACGGCGGCCGCGATGGTGACGTCGCGGATCAGACTGGGCACCTTCGTCGCCTCACCGGTCGCGCGGCACCCCGTGCCGTTCACCCGCGAGCTGACCACCCTCGACGACATCTCCGACGGCCGCTTCATCCTCGGCGTGGGCGCCGGGGTCACGAACACCAGCTACGACGCCGTCGTCCTCGACGGCCCCGAACTGTCGGTCAAACAGCGAACGGACCGCTTCGCCGAGTTCGTCGAGGCGCTCGACGGGCTGCTGATGACCGACGGCTTCGACTTCGAGGGCGAGTACTACCGGGCCAAGGGCGCGCGGAACCAGCCGGGCTGCGTGCAGCGGCCGCGGCTGCCGTTCCTGGTGGCCGCGAACGGCCCGCGCACGATGACGCTCGCCGCGCGGTTCGGCGCGGGCTGGGCCACCACCGGCATCAAGGCGGACACCCAGGACGAATGGTGGATGGGCGTCGCGGAACTCGTGAAGATTTTCGACGAGCGGCTCGACGTCGTGGGCAGGGACAAGGCGAGCGTGCAGCGGTTCCTGAGCCTCGACTCGGCGCCGGTCTTCTCGCTCTCCAGCGTGGGCGCGTTCACCGACGCCGCCGGGCGGGCCGGGGAGCTCGGATTCACCGACATCGTCACCCACTGGCCGCGGTCCGGGGACTACTACGTCGGCCGTGAGTCGACCCTCGAAGAGGTCGCCAGCGACGTACTCCCGGTACTGCAGGGAAGAAGTTCTTAG